Proteins from one Methanobrevibacter millerae genomic window:
- a CDS encoding UbiD family decarboxylase, whose product MDINDENIIEITEELSCEFEVARALRDYPKDTVVIENVKGFDIPVVSGICNTREKIAKSINCEVSEITEKIIEASDNPIKVDKFTDLSEYNTLEIDLDKIPILTHYKRDGGKYITAGVVFARDPETGIQNASIHRMMVLDNKRLVIRIVPRNLYTYFQKAQKLGEDLEIAIAIGMDPAILLASTTSIPIDYNEMEVANAFKDGELTLIKIGDLEVPQADIILEGKISVTETVSEGPFVDLTDTYDIIRDQPVINLEKMHIKKDNPHYHAIIPAGFEHKLLQGLPQEPRIFKSVKNAVPTVENVVLTEGGCCWLHAVVSINKQTEGDGKNAIMAALSAHPSLKHCVVVDTDVNVFDAEDVEYAISTRVKGDRDIMIVPNVRGSSLDPVAESDGTTTKIGVDATKSLKTLEKFERVSFGE is encoded by the coding sequence ATGGATATTAACGATGAAAACATTATTGAAATAACTGAAGAGTTATCTTGTGAATTTGAAGTTGCACGTGCATTGAGGGATTATCCCAAAGATACCGTAGTAATTGAAAACGTAAAGGGCTTTGACATTCCTGTCGTTTCCGGAATCTGCAACACCCGTGAAAAGATAGCAAAGTCAATAAATTGCGAAGTATCTGAGATTACAGAAAAGATTATTGAAGCAAGCGACAATCCCATTAAAGTTGACAAATTCACCGATTTAAGTGAATACAACACCTTGGAAATAGATTTGGATAAAATACCTATATTAACCCATTATAAAAGGGACGGCGGCAAATACATTACCGCAGGCGTTGTCTTTGCACGTGACCCGGAAACCGGCATTCAGAACGCTTCAATCCACAGGATGATGGTCTTGGATAATAAAAGGCTCGTCATCAGAATCGTTCCGAGAAATCTCTATACCTATTTCCAGAAAGCTCAAAAGCTAGGCGAGGATTTGGAAATCGCAATAGCTATCGGAATGGATCCGGCAATCCTGCTTGCAAGCACGACCTCAATACCTATCGACTACAACGAAATGGAGGTTGCAAACGCATTTAAGGACGGCGAATTAACGTTAATTAAAATCGGCGATTTGGAAGTTCCTCAGGCCGACATTATCCTGGAAGGTAAGATTTCAGTAACCGAAACCGTTAGCGAAGGACCATTCGTTGACTTAACCGACACTTATGACATAATCCGTGACCAGCCGGTCATTAACCTGGAAAAGATGCACATCAAGAAGGATAATCCTCATTATCATGCAATAATTCCTGCCGGATTTGAACATAAGCTATTGCAGGGTCTTCCTCAGGAGCCTAGAATATTCAAGTCCGTAAAGAATGCAGTTCCTACAGTTGAAAACGTTGTATTGACTGAAGGAGGCTGCTGCTGGCTTCATGCTGTTGTTTCCATTAACAAACAAACCGAAGGGGACGGCAAAAACGCCATAATGGCTGCATTATCAGCTCATCCTTCCCTTAAGCATTGCGTTGTTGTAGACACCGACGTTAACGTGTTTGATGCTGAAGACGTTGAATATGCAATATCCACACGTGTAAAAGGAGACAGGGACATCATGATTGTTCCTAACGTAAGAGGCTCATCACTTGATCCCGTAGCCGAAAGTGACGGTACCACAACAAAAATCGGTGTGGATGCAACAAAATCATTGAAAACATTAGAAAAATTCGAAAGAGTAAGTTTTGGGGAATAA
- the amrS gene encoding AmmeMemoRadiSam system radical SAM enzyme, translating into MLVSQNLYKRSSKTQKVRCEICANYCKIAEGKVGICRQHRNVNGQLFDLSYGIVSSLSPDPVEKKPLNHFLPGTFTYSIGGFGCNMTCLHCQNYTISHEYENLRRGIKILPETIVENALNYGCRSIAWTYNEPTIHLPFSKKTSLLARSKNLKVIYVTNGYMSGQSLEEVLTFVDAFNIDVKSMSEDFYKKVCGADLDVVLDNVRQIYMAGKHVELTNLIINDYNDSEEEITEFCDFVVDELSADVPVHFSRAFPYYKMTDITPTNAETLYKAREIALKKGIKNVYLGNI; encoded by the coding sequence ATGTTAGTTAGTCAGAATTTATACAAGAGAAGTTCAAAAACGCAGAAGGTCAGATGTGAAATCTGTGCGAATTACTGCAAAATAGCCGAGGGCAAAGTTGGAATATGCAGACAGCATAGAAACGTTAACGGCCAGCTTTTTGACTTAAGCTATGGAATCGTATCATCCCTAAGTCCAGATCCAGTTGAAAAAAAGCCTCTCAATCATTTTCTGCCGGGCACTTTCACCTATTCGATAGGCGGTTTTGGGTGTAACATGACATGTTTGCACTGTCAGAACTATACTATTTCACATGAATATGAAAATTTAAGAAGGGGGATTAAAATACTACCAGAAACGATTGTGGAAAATGCACTTAATTATGGTTGTCGGTCAATTGCTTGGACCTATAATGAACCTACGATACACTTACCTTTCAGCAAAAAAACCTCTCTTCTTGCAAGGTCAAAAAACTTGAAGGTGATATATGTCACCAACGGCTACATGTCAGGCCAGTCACTTGAGGAGGTTTTGACTTTTGTCGACGCATTCAATATAGACGTGAAGTCAATGTCCGAGGATTTCTATAAAAAGGTCTGCGGCGCAGACTTGGATGTCGTTTTGGACAATGTAAGACAGATTTACATGGCCGGAAAGCACGTTGAACTGACTAATTTAATAATTAACGATTACAATGATTCGGAAGAAGAAATAACTGAGTTTTGCGATTTTGTGGTTGATGAACTGTCGGCCGATGTGCCAGTTCACTTTTCAAGGGCGTTTCCATACTATAAGATGACTGACATAACGCCTACAAATGCTGAAACTCTTTATAAGGCTCGAGAAATCGCGCTAAAAAAAGGAATAAAAAATGTTTATTTGGGAAATATCTGA
- the thiL gene encoding thiamine-phosphate kinase, with product MTLKVSDIGEKELISYILSKSKDIVPDDTAITELNDTNLISTCDMLIESKHFPKGMSYFQMGFKAVTVNVSDLAAMGSEPLGFLLAIALPKDLEVDNFRQIINGVVEACSFYNIPLIGGDTNEADEIIISGTALGLCDAPLMKDTANEGDLICLTGDIGLAALGFNLEGENVYTEHALRPLAPINEGKAINNAGATSATDITDGLASELYEMKPDSLGFMIYEEKLEISDEYKKICSDLGLNYLDLALHVGEDFELVFTISKDNDLDINYSVIGEVNSTDKIEITLIDGEVREIEKRGYNHYVS from the coding sequence ATGACTTTAAAAGTCTCTGATATTGGTGAAAAAGAATTAATTAGCTATATTTTATCCAAATCTAAGGATATTGTCCCGGATGATACGGCTATAACTGAATTGAATGACACTAATTTGATTTCAACCTGCGACATGCTTATCGAGTCAAAGCATTTTCCCAAAGGAATGTCTTATTTTCAAATGGGCTTCAAGGCAGTGACGGTTAATGTCAGCGATTTGGCTGCAATGGGATCAGAGCCTTTAGGATTTCTCCTGGCAATTGCCCTTCCCAAGGATTTGGAAGTTGATAATTTCAGGCAAATCATTAATGGCGTTGTTGAGGCCTGCAGTTTCTATAATATCCCGTTAATAGGCGGGGATACAAATGAAGCGGATGAAATAATAATTTCAGGAACCGCTTTAGGCTTATGTGATGCTCCATTAATGAAGGACACAGCCAATGAAGGAGATTTAATCTGTTTAACCGGCGATATAGGCCTTGCCGCCCTAGGTTTTAATCTTGAGGGTGAAAACGTTTACACCGAACATGCACTCAGGCCTTTAGCCCCCATTAATGAAGGCAAAGCCATTAATAACGCCGGAGCCACAAGCGCAACCGACATCACCGACGGACTTGCATCTGAGCTGTATGAAATGAAACCGGATTCACTGGGCTTCATGATATATGAGGAAAAGCTTGAAATATCAGATGAATACAAAAAAATATGCTCTGATTTGGGCTTGAATTATTTGGATTTGGCTTTACATGTCGGAGAGGACTTTGAACTTGTATTTACCATTTCAAAAGACAATGATTTGGACATTAATTACTCTGTTATAGGCGAGGTCAATTCAACCGATAAAATCGAAATCACACTAATCGACGGTGAAGTAAGAGAGATTGAAAAAAGAGGATATAATCACTATGTTAGTTAG
- a CDS encoding adhesin, which translates to MKFKNIFLITIILLAIFSIAAVSAEDVASDDTLISSDVDDDEVALSIDEDSIIQSSYVDIINDEILANGTGDGNGTGDGDGNGTGNGTDGNGTDNGTDNVTKSIVSSDLVKYYKNDTQFIATFFDSEGNLLVNQTVFLSINGGNYNRTTNASGMVKFSINLNPGQYKLTTTNPVTNESVINNVTVLTTMNGTNVTKYYKNGTQYYVTILDGQGNPAANTNVTFNINGVFYTRVTNPNGTARLNINLNSGSYVVTAQNSINNETISNKITVLPTISGNNIKKYYKNDTQYYATFVDFQGNPLSKTKVKFNINGVMYERETNENGTARLNINLEPGKYTLTAINPVTGEQASNTVEVLNLISTKNSQSGGNISIEYNTGAKYTVVVRYNNGTIASNVNLTFNIHGVLYNRVTDENGTASITINLLPGDYVITTYANDCTLSNLLKVRVTPSIKIVSTTVKSGGLFQFYLTEKNTGNPITGNHFGIFYFNGTTWGSYPDGSGLVSFTLNFPPGNYLTYEGMIDDGWYSFYLNGNTVKITE; encoded by the coding sequence ATGAAATTTAAAAATATTTTTTTAATTACAATTATACTCTTAGCTATTTTCTCAATTGCTGCTGTAAGCGCAGAGGATGTAGCTAGTGATGATACTCTCATAAGTTCAGATGTGGACGATGATGAGGTTGCATTGAGTATAGATGAAGATTCTATTATTCAATCAAGTTATGTTGATATTATAAATGACGAAATTTTAGCAAACGGCACTGGTGATGGTAACGGAACCGGTGATGGCGATGGTAACGGAACAGGCAATGGAACTGACGGAAATGGAACCGATAACGGAACAGATAATGTTACAAAGTCTATCGTATCCAGCGATTTAGTCAAATATTACAAAAACGACACCCAGTTTATTGCAACTTTCTTTGATTCCGAAGGTAATTTATTAGTAAACCAGACTGTTTTCCTCAGCATCAACGGAGGTAACTACAACAGAACCACCAATGCAAGCGGTATGGTTAAATTCTCAATAAACTTAAATCCTGGTCAATATAAGCTTACAACCACCAATCCTGTAACAAATGAATCCGTTATTAATAACGTTACTGTTTTAACTACAATGAACGGAACTAACGTTACCAAATACTATAAAAACGGAACCCAATACTACGTTACGATATTGGACGGTCAGGGCAATCCTGCAGCAAACACCAATGTTACCTTTAACATCAATGGTGTTTTCTATACCAGAGTTACAAATCCAAACGGTACTGCAAGATTGAACATTAACTTGAATTCAGGTAGTTATGTTGTTACAGCTCAAAACAGCATTAATAATGAAACCATTTCAAATAAGATTACTGTTTTGCCTACAATTTCCGGTAACAACATTAAAAAGTATTATAAAAACGATACCCAGTACTATGCAACCTTTGTTGATTTCCAAGGTAATCCTTTAAGCAAAACCAAAGTTAAATTCAACATCAACGGTGTAATGTATGAACGTGAAACCAATGAAAACGGTACTGCAAGATTAAACATTAATTTAGAGCCTGGTAAATACACCTTAACAGCTATCAATCCTGTTACCGGAGAACAGGCTTCCAATACTGTTGAAGTGCTCAACCTTATTTCCACCAAAAACTCACAAAGCGGAGGAAATATCTCAATTGAGTACAATACCGGTGCAAAATACACTGTTGTTGTCCGTTATAACAACGGTACCATAGCTTCTAATGTTAATTTAACCTTTAACATTCACGGTGTTTTATACAACAGGGTCACCGATGAAAACGGTACTGCTTCAATAACTATTAACTTACTCCCTGGAGATTACGTTATTACCACTTACGCTAACGATTGTACACTTTCAAACCTCTTAAAAGTAAGGGTAACTCCAAGCATTAAAATCGTAAGTACCACAGTTAAGTCCGGCGGTCTTTTCCAATTCTACTTAACTGAAAAGAATACTGGAAATCCAATTACCGGTAACCACTTCGGTATTTTCTACTTCAACGGTACCACCTGGGGATCATACCCTGACGGAAGCGGACTCGTTTCATTCACCCTTAATTTCCCACCTGGAAATTATTTAACCTATGAAGGTATGATTGATGACGGCTGGTATTCATTCTACTTAAACGGAAATACTGTTAAAATTACTGAATAG
- the cfbA gene encoding sirohydrochlorin nickelochelatase, whose translation MIDEKTGILLLSHGSRLDDGEEVIKAYTDMYREEFPGAAVEYGFMEIRKPGIAETINKLTAENDLEKIIVVPVFVAHGLHTKRDIPGLLGIESDFSEEDAHGHHHDHDHGHDHGHGHGHGHHHHHHHDDDDEEFEFDGEIILTDPLGVDTRLYEIIKDRISEHL comes from the coding sequence ATGATTGACGAAAAGACTGGTATTCTACTTTTAAGTCATGGAAGTAGATTAGATGACGGTGAAGAAGTAATTAAAGCTTATACTGATATGTATAGAGAGGAATTCCCTGGTGCTGCTGTTGAATACGGCTTTATGGAAATAAGAAAACCTGGAATTGCTGAAACCATTAACAAGTTGACTGCAGAAAACGATTTGGAAAAAATCATTGTTGTTCCCGTATTCGTTGCACACGGACTTCACACAAAAAGGGACATTCCGGGATTATTGGGCATTGAAAGCGACTTTTCCGAAGAGGACGCCCACGGACATCATCACGACCATGACCACGGACATGATCACGGTCACGGACATGGCCACGGACATCATCATCACCACCATCACGATGATGATGACGAGGAATTCGAATTTGACGGTGAAATTATCCTAACCGATCCCCTTGGTGTGGACACAAGATTATATGAAATCATCAAGGACAGAATTTCAGAACATTTATAG